A window of the Tenebrio molitor chromosome 1, icTenMoli1.1, whole genome shotgun sequence genome harbors these coding sequences:
- the LOC138128846 gene encoding uncharacterized protein, with translation MPLSSSQKTLGHVAGLLGTLQGFAWFLMSLLCLIFYYQGLHVDPSSISFATAVYLRFLDKNGFSSSEMIVIPEGFSAFNWVYVVTALSWALLSLFLCYDIKKDAPKLYKSIKWFVFATYFIAILDFILVVAMGIDYDKGCTGNVSPRTHEICKNGVLPVLVIVGRGGVVWVLNLVLAYRLNKIGRMAKLEWEATEREQLESQSIDVSGICAMSAIDASEDAISVFSQSSLNMPRYEYRYEYQYAYRPTTEYRINPITGMSETYSTMSYSLGLDYVLKERY, from the exons ATGCCGTTATCCAGCTCCCAAAAAACTCTAGGACATGTGGCAGGACTCCTGGGAACG CTTCAAGGATTCGCTTGGTTTCTGATGTCACTGCTGTGCTTAATCTTTTATTATCAAGGACTACATGTTGATCCCTCTTCGATTTCATTTGCCACCGCCGTTTATCTGAGGTTTTTGGACA AGAATGGCTTTTCTTCGTCAGAAATGATCGTCATACCTGAAGGTTTCTCCGCATTCAACTGGGTGTACGTCGTGACGGCCCTGAGCTGGGCCCTGTTGTCGCTCTTTTTATGCTACG ATATCAAAAAAGACGCCCCGAAACTGTACAAGTCGATAAAGTGGTTCGTGTTCGCCACGTACTTCATCGCCATCTTGGATTTCATCTTGGTTGTTGCCATGGGCATAGATTATGACAAAGGCTGTACCGGAAATGTGTCTCCTAGGACTCACGAAATCTGTAAAAACGGAGTGCTTCCAGTTCTTGTAATCGTTGGTAGAGGAGGCGTCGTTTGGGTACTAAATCTAGTTTTGGCGTACCGCTTGAATAAAATCGGTAGAATGGCCAAATTG GAATGGGAAGCGACAGAGAGAGAACA aCTTGAATCCCAGTCGATTGACGTTAGTGGTATTTGTGCAATGTCTGCAATCGATGCTTCAGAAGATGCCATTTCTGTGTTTTCTCAGTCTAGTCTTAACATGCCTAGGTATGAATACCGGTACGAGTACCAATATGCTTACAGACCTACGACGGAATATAGAATAAATCCAATAACTGGCATGAGCGAAACGTACTCTACAATGTCTTATTCTTTAGGTTTAGATTATGTGCTAAAAGAAAGATATTAA